Proteins encoded by one window of Bacillota bacterium:
- the tuf gene encoding elongation factor Tu — MAKAKFERTKPHVNIGTIGHVDHGKTTLTAAITTVLAKKGLSKVASYASIDSAPEEKARGITINTAHIEYETENRHYAHVDCPGHADYVKNMITGAAQMDGAILVVSAADGAMPQTREHILLAGQVGVPKMVVFLNKADMVDDPELIELVEMEIRELLDEYNFPGDETPIIVGSALKALEGDEAYQDKIIELMAAVDAYIPLPERPTDKPFMMPVEDVFTITGRGTVVTGRVDRGTIKVGETIEIIGIRPTKSAVVTGVEMFRKLLDFAQAGDNVGLLLRGVSREEVQRGQVIAKPKSVTPHTKFTAQVYVLSKEEGGRHTPFFSNYRPQFYFRTTDVTGVIQLDAGVEMVMPGDNTTMTVELIHPIALEQGTKFSIREGGHTVGAGSVVAIIE; from the coding sequence ATGGCAAAAGCTAAATTTGAACGTACTAAACCACATGTTAACATCGGTACGATTGGTCACGTTGACCACGGCAAAACAACGTTAACTGCAGCAATCACTACCGTATTAGCAAAAAAAGGATTATCAAAAGTTGCATCTTATGCATCAATTGACTCTGCACCTGAAGAAAAAGCGAGAGGAATCACAATTAACACAGCTCATATCGAGTATGAAACTGAGAATCGTCACTACGCACATGTAGACTGCCCAGGACATGCCGACTACGTTAAAAATATGATTACTGGTGCTGCACAAATGGACGGAGCAATTCTAGTTGTATCCGCTGCTGATGGCGCAATGCCACAAACTCGTGAACACATCTTACTAGCTGGACAAGTAGGGGTTCCAAAAATGGTTGTTTTCTTAAACAAAGCAGACATGGTGGATGACCCAGAATTAATTGAATTAGTTGAAATGGAAATTCGTGAATTACTTGACGAATATAATTTCCCTGGAGACGAAACACCAATCATCGTTGGATCTGCTTTAAAAGCACTTGAAGGCGACGAAGCATATCAAGATAAAATTATTGAATTAATGGCAGCAGTGGATGCTTATATTCCGCTTCCTGAAAGACCTACTGACAAACCTTTCATGATGCCTGTCGAAGACGTTTTCACTATTACTGGACGTGGAACAGTTGTTACTGGTAGAGTTGATCGTGGAACAATTAAAGTTGGAGAAACAATTGAAATTATTGGTATTAGACCAACAAAATCAGCTGTAGTTACTGGCGTTGAAATGTTCCGTAAATTACTTGATTTTGCACAAGCTGGAGACAATGTAGGATTATTACTTCGTGGAGTTTCACGTGAAGAAGTGCAACGTGGACAAGTTATTGCAAAACCAAAATCAGTTACACCACATACTAAATTTACTGCTCAAGTGTACGTATTAAGCAAAGAAGAAGGCGGACGTCATACTCCATTCTTCTCAAACTATCGTCCACAATTTTACTTCCGTACAACAGACGTTACTGGAGTTATCCAATTAGACGCTGGTGTCGAAATGGTTATGCCTGGAGATAACACAACGATGACTGTTGAGTTAATCCATCCAATCGCATTAGAACAAGGAACAAAGTTCTCAATTCGTGAAGGCGGTCATACCGTTGGAGCTGGATCTGTAGTAGCAATTATTGAATAA